The genome window AAGGCAACTCCCAACACAGCAAGGACGACAGAAACGATGTAGCCAGTCTTATGCGGTCTTGCAAACTCTACAAGTCTGCCAAATGGATTGCCGCCCTGTGACTGATTCATATAAATCCCTCCTTTGGTTAGATTTTGCTAACTCTTATTCAAAAGAATAAGCCGATAATCTGTCATGTGATTTACACAAACAAATTATCGGCTCTGCGTCTTAGCGTCTGGCACTACTGATAATCGTATTTTCATGTTGTCAACATTTATCAAACATTCCTGTTTGCATTTAGGGCAAAATATTGGAAAGTTCTTCAATGAAGTGTCTGCCCGTATCTTTGTTCGCGTTCTGCATTTACAAAAGGGACAGTGTATCCATCCGCTTTCGTCCACACAAAATTCTTCTGTCTTCTGCATTTCCTTCGCACCTTCTTTCCTCCTATTTTCGGTAATATTCCTTCCAGCCATTCCCATAAAAAGCACGCAGCTCATTGATATAATTCTTTGCTTCTTCCATCGGCATATCGTGAATCACTACTTCAAAGATACCAGAGTAAAAAGCACTGGAAACAACGTGTAAGAATCCATCTGTAATTCGCCCTTCCGCCAGAGCTTTACTTTTAACTTGAATCAAGAATTTCTTTGTGCAGTCCGTATCCAGTTCTACCAATCCTTCTAAAAATTCCTGATAATAGTTTCCCGGCGCTCTGGTAATCAGCAACTTAAATTCAAAAAAATATTCATAAATATATGCGATCATCTCTTCAAAACCACGATCTGAATGTTCCATAAGTTTTTCGTTCTGCTCGCGCTCCGTCAAAGAAGAAAAACCATTTAATAATTGTCGCAATAATTCTTTCAGACCTTCAGCCGCCGGTTCCACAAGAAAGCGGAACAATCCCTCTTTATCTGAATATCGCGTATATATCGTGCTGGTACTGACACCTGCATTTTGGGCAATCGTTCGTATGGAAGCATCTGCATAACCCTTATTTAAGAATTCTTCTTTTGCACAGGCAATAATTCTTGCGTCAAATCCTTCAATCCTACTTGCCATTGTTATCGCCTTTCTATATAAAACAACGTATTAAAAACATTGTTTTTATTATAGCACCGT of Lachnospiraceae bacterium oral taxon 500 contains these proteins:
- a CDS encoding conjugal transfer protein codes for the protein MQKTEEFCVDESGWIHCPFCKCRTRTKIRADTSLKNFPIFCPKCKQECLINVDNMKIRLSVVPDAKTQSR
- a CDS encoding TetR/AcrR family transcriptional regulator, translated to MASRIEGFDARIIACAKEEFLNKGYADASIRTIAQNAGVSTSTIYTRYSDKEGLFRFLVEPAAEGLKELLRQLLNGFSSLTEREQNEKLMEHSDRGFEEMIAYIYEYFFEFKLLITRAPGNYYQEFLEGLVELDTDCTKKFLIQVKSKALAEGRITDGFLHVVSSAFYSGIFEVVIHDMPMEEAKNYINELRAFYGNGWKEYYRK